In Arachis stenosperma cultivar V10309 chromosome 1, arast.V10309.gnm1.PFL2, whole genome shotgun sequence, one DNA window encodes the following:
- the LOC130960297 gene encoding tetraspanin-11-like yields the protein MRFQISNTVVGALNILSLLLGLSALATSAYIHFHGGDGASDCQKVLQYPLLIAGVFIVIISTLGIVGSLCRINFALYAYLLITFLLIVAMILFTIFALFVTNKKVGQQVSTRAYGEYVVTDFSHWLQHYVVNNKNWDEVKSCLMDAGVCHDLAIHGGFNHSNEDLFFKHLSTTQVGCCKPPANCGFKMKNATYWEAPKTGASWANNSDCKTWSNKEDKLCYDCNSCKGGVLANIRNQWKHLTIFNSVVCVLVTAIYVLGCFAIRNNRIDMYNKNHTHP from the exons ATGAGGTTCCAAATAAGCAACACCGTAGTAGGTGCTCTCAACATTCTATCTCTCCTGCTTGGTCTCTCTGCCCTTGCAACCTCCGCTTACATTCACTTTCACGGAGGCGATGGTGCCTCTGATTGCCAGAAGGTTCTCCAGTATCCTCTCCTCATTGCTGGAGTTTTCATTGTCATCATCTCTACGCTTGGCATAGTAGGCTCCCTATGCCGCATCAACTTCGCATTGTATGCCTATCTGCTCATCACCTTCCTCCTTATTGTGGCTATGATTCTCTTTACCATTTTTGCCCTCTTTGTAACAAACAAGAAGGTTGGCCAGCAAGTCTCTACCAGAGCCTATGGCGAGTACGTGGTCACTGATTTCTCTCACTGGCTTCAGCATTACGTTGTCAACAACAAAAATTGGGATGAGGTTAAGAGTTGCTTGATGGATGCTGGTGTTTGCCATGATCTTGCTATCCACGGTGGCTTCAACCATAGCAATGAAGATCTCTTTTTCAAGCACTTGTCCACCACGCAG GTAGGGTGTTGTAAGCCACCTGCGAATTGTGGATTCAAGATGAAGAATGCTACATACTGGGAAGCTCCAAAGACAGGAGCAAGTTGGGCGAATAATTCAGATTGCAAGACTTGGAGTAACAAAGAGGACAAACTTTGTTATGATTGCAATTCATGCAAAGGTGGGGTGTTGGCCAATATAAGGAACCAGTGGAAGCATCTCACCATATTCAACTCTGTTGTGTGTGTGCTTGTAACCGCCATTTATGTTTTGGGATGCTTTGCCATAAGGAACAACCGCATCGACATGTACAACAAGAACCACACACACCCTTGA